In one Cervus elaphus chromosome 9, mCerEla1.1, whole genome shotgun sequence genomic region, the following are encoded:
- the LOC122700886 gene encoding 40S ribosomal protein S15a-like: MVRMNVLADALKSINNAEKRGKHQVCIWPCSKVIVRFLTVMMKHGYIGEFEIIDDHRAGKIVVNVTGRLNKCGVISPRFDVQLKDLEKWQNNLLPSRQFGFIVLTASAGIMDHEEARRKHTGGKILGFFF, from the coding sequence ATGGTTCGCATGAATGTCCTGGCTGATGCTCTCAAGAGTATCAACAACGCTGAAAAGAGAGGCAAACACCAGGTCTGTATTTGGCCATGCTCCAAAGTCATCGTCAGGTTTCTAACAGTGATGATGAAGCATGGTTACATTGGCGAATTTGAAATCATTGATGATCACAGGGCTGGGAAAATTGTTGTGAACGTCACAGGCAGGCTAAATAAGTGTGGAGTGATCAGCCCCAGATTTGATGTGCAACTcaaagatctagaaaaatggcagaatAACCTGCTCCCATCCCGTCAGTTTGGTTTCATTGTACTGACAGCCTCAGCTGGCATCATGGACCATGAAGAAGCAAGACGAAAACATACAGGAGGGAAAATCCTTGGATTCTTTTTCTAG